tttttttgcactggggcccatgagctcccagttacaccactggtgttgcatctagaaatggttcatattatgagcgcctgttttcagtggcagggttatgaacaggtaaagatcctcacttttaccagttcatgttttaccagctcattttaaataactggctgaaagatggtaaCTGTCAACAACTACATTTCAGCAGcagtattaaacacattttgcaCTTACGGCTGCTATCCtgtggactgttacagtttttgtggacagttggttgttcaacagtatttgaaaaacatttttaaatggtatcttttgttgagtttttattacacaatatttatttaaactaaattaaaactaatactagaactaataaaaactaaactaaaactaagcattaaaaaaataataaaaattaaaaagaactaGCAAACCCACTATAAAAACGTATTAAAACTTACTaaattagagagaaaaaaagtcacaaggaaataaaactattataacattgattcctacatgtaatacattaatgaattcattgtgaatatgcacaagttcattttgtctaatgtaagtgctgGAGAAGGTGCAGAATGTAgtcgagttaaagtagagatatccaaggtaaaatattactccagtaaaaaaaactaaaataaaaacattacaacGGTTCTCTACGGGAGTGtcaccactctgttctctctactgctctggatacacttaaaatatcgtcctgttattattgttaggaTTGAAGTTTTGTTTAAGCTGAGAGTGTAATGgtcaattattatcattaaacagcattaagtggctccatttatatgcattctgacatatatatatatggatttatatataccTAGCCTTTCCTTCAGATCGAccatttgtaaatttgtttcggcattgttaaaagtgtttcagctctagtaaatttgtttttgtttttgttgtaaatttgttttctaaaatgttaatttgttttgcacttcttggcCACTGTAGTTTTTCCTCAGTAAATTGGTCCACAATcgatttgatgttttttttttctgtaactaaagttaattttaataattttgccgttttaaacatgttaaaaaaagaaattcaacaGGGCTTCTATGCAACCCTAAACCTTATTACAATATActataattttaatattgtacaattaggtgggacagatagccattagagacatgacaatgtagccCAAAAAATACCCCATACTAGGATATAAGACAGTGGGAGAATAGAGCagtgtatgaccaaaagtcatATTAAGTCAAATTTGTagtgaaattgaaataaaacaaacaaatagctttaaaaacctttcagtgcttgtgaaagtagcattagagacacgttaggataaaaaaatacatctaaaaAACCTGCAGCGGTGTAGGACGAGGTGTAGGGTGAATAAAACATGagggtaaaattgtgtttaggaatgtgtaatatatacaggggttggacaaaataactgaaacacctgtcattttagtgtgggaggtttcatggctaaattggaccagtctggtggccaatcttcattaattgcacattgcaccagtaagagcagggtgtgaaggttcaattagcagggtaagagcacagttttgctcaaaatattgcaatgcacacaacattatgggtgacataccagagttcaaaagaggacaaattgttggtgcacgtcttgctggcgcatctgtgaccaagacagcaagtctttgtgatgtatcaagagccaaggtatccagggtaatgtcagcataccaccaagaaggacaaaccacatccaacaggattaactgtggacgcaagaggaagctgtctgaaagggatgttcgggtgctaacccggattgtatccaaaaaacataaaaccacggctgcccaaatcacggcagaattaaatgtgcaccttgactctcctgtttccaccagaactgtccgtcgggagctccacaaggtcaatatacacggccgggctgctatagccaaacctttggtcactcgtgcaaatgccaaacgtcggtttcaatggtgcaaggagcgcaaatcttgggctgtggacaatgtgaaacatgtattgttctctgatgagtccacctttactgacacacgcgagacagatccaAAGAagtgtaccacccagactgttgcatgcccagagtgaagcatgggggtggatcagtgatggtttgggctgccagatcatggcattcccttggcccaatacttgtgctagatgggcgcgtcactgccaaggactaccgaaccattctggaggaccatgtgcatccaatggttcaaacattgtatcctgaaggcggtgccgtgtatcaggatgacaatgcaccaatacacacagcaagactggtgaaagattggtttgatgaacatgaaagtgaagttgaacatctcccatggcctgcacagtcaccagatctaaatattattgagccactttggggtgttttggagaagcgagtcaggaaatgttttcctccaccagcatcacgtagtgacctggccactatcctgcaagaagaatggcttaaaatccctctgaccactgtgcaggacttgtatatgtctcatttccaagacgaattgacgctgtattggccgcaaaaggaggccctacaccatactaataaattattgtggtctaaaaccaggtgtttcagttattttgtccaacccctgtaaatgGACAACGCTTGTGTTTGGTTCTAGcttttgcaggtgtgtgtgtgtgagagagagagtaaaaaatttaagtaaaatgggtggatatgtctcacctggactgctagagccattaatgttttgttaaagtgggtgttagggtcatgaatgagtgattaactaaataaacaatgaatacattaaacaaataaatacataaaaattgagtaaatacgttttcagattcttctgtgctgaacaatactgatttataaagtctttataagtgacatctgtgttaaaaatgtgtttgtatatttcactgtattgtgagaaatgggaagttataagtcatattctgctaaagcataacgtttcataaacatatttcaaagtcagacacatcttggttaaagtgaaagtgatcttagctgtgtatcaataaaagccaaataagtgaaataagacattttatgtttcagtgttagctgtgttaaagccatttctaagttaaacattaaaaagtgcatctttataaaagagatgtatcagataaatagctaaaatagacttgaatctgttttgtgagtgttagaaagatcagtagaatgtgaatgttggagccatgtgttgttttagaaatgtgtcagtatatgtgaacttaaagctgacacggggatgttctgtagatcttacagcacaaatatgtagaactaactgaaataaatgttagtgtattgtagtattcttcttcttatcatcattattattataaattgttatgtttatttttttcttccatttcagctacatgacagttaagcaccctggactcgatctagtcctgcttggtagctgtgttttacttcgcactaaacagagtaacagaacaaaaacatgccagtaaagaAGAGGGAGCAGAAAATTGCAGCTTGCAAAAAAAGAGGaataataatcagtaattattattcagaataatgtatcaatatcaataataaaacactattcTAAGTACTCAACACAGGGTATATATTTTAGGACagacatattgtaaaatattaactgtaaataatcataattactcataataatcaatttgtttttaatattatagttgttgtcgtaataatagtattattggtgatggtagtagtagtagtaacttaTAATATAACTAGttacttataatgttatggaaAACCAATAGACAATTAGTGGAGCGTGGCTCCCATCTGGTGGCCAAAATGtgacaacacacaaacaaaatgtCATGTAGCTGTTAcgttcatacatttacattttcagcatttagcagaagcttttatccaaagcgacttacagtactgtgacagtatacaatctaagcaatcgagggttaagggccttgctcaagggcccaacagtggcaacctggcagtggtggggcttgaaccggaaaccttctgattactggtccagtaccttaaccgctaggctacaactgccctacacatGCCATACCCATGtatatgtgttttcttttatgtatgtatttttttatgtatttgtgtgtgtgtgtgtgtgtgtgtgtatgtgtatatacacacattttactcaaacacacacagatactactaaGAAACAAAAGTGCTGTAAGAACCggtgacaaacatacacaatacacaacacagaaTTGCAGAACTGCAGTCTGAGTCCATCACTGTTTAATATCTACATAAATGAATTAGTGTGCAGCCCCCGGACTCACTCTGCAGGACGGTGAAGTAAAATTTCTACTCTATGCAGCTGCACCTAGACCTGTTGGAGCAGTACAGCCAGAACTGGGCCCTAGCAGTAAAtctgaagaaaacaaaaatggtgttccaaaaacaaacctagatgtcaggaacacatggcaccagtttACCATGGTCAGCACTGCCCTGGAGCACACAATGCAGTACACTTACCTTGGTctcatcattacatttacattttcagcatttagcagacgcctctatccaaagcaacgtacagtacagttacagtgtacaatcggagcaattgagggttaagggccttgctcaagggcccaacagcagcaacctggcagtggtggggcttgaaccagcaaccttctgattactagtccagtaccctaaccactaggccataCTAGTACGGCTGTACTCATTACTGCATCAGGGAGTTTCAGCATGGCAGTGAATGTGTATGGGGTCCACTGAAATTTCACAGTTCTATTaaatgggacaaacatccaacaGAAACCCTGCATGCTGATTTCTGTAGAATTATTTTATAAGTCCAAAGGAAAACACCGACCATTTGGCAATATTGTTTCCTACTGTCATGCCTACAGAGCTACTTGAATCTGAATCTACATACTACACAAATAACAGCAGTCAGAAACTGAGCATCATGTTAGGAGAGGAGAAGGAGAGAAGCACTGTAGCAGCTCAGTATGTATCTGCCTGCAACAGTCTGAGAGACACGGACTGATACACCCGAACAGAGGAACAGTCTGAATTAACCCACAAAGAGAAAGTGTTAAATATATACgtgtttcattttttatattcatattctgtcttttcaatgctttggcaatactgtAAGGCTCAcctggggccagtgatagctcagtggttaaggtactggactagtaaacagaaggttgccggttcaagccccgccaccaccaagttgccactgttgggtccctgagcaaggcccttaaccctcaattgctcattgtgttccgctcattgtgttccgctcagtgtgtaagtcgctttggataaaagcgtctgctaaatgctgaaaatgtaaaatgtaatggagATGACGAACCACACCTGGGTCCTCATGCCTTCAAATCAGGTAGCGAGAACAATGAGTTCCAGCCTGAGTGTGAGTGCCAGCAAAAACTTTAATTCCTCAGTGGTGCAGTGGAGCTTCGGTCAggcctctgtgcaggacactggagtttcttgaaGCCGAGCTTCTCTTTATGTTTGTGGATTTTGCTTTATGCACAGAGGTATagtcctgctggaacaggaagtggcCTTCCCCTTTAATCTAATTCAGTCATGgtctttatctcactcacttatAACACTTGTTAACACTTGTTAGCTAAGGTggcggctgaaacacatgaatttccaaattagaaaaggcatcattgtgaattcggttgttttattaccattattacaataaccagtcttatggttaacattcaatattctgctcattccttatgccttcatccagcgtgtttacattctaccaatgtacagccatactgtagattacactacaatcagttaatacgatctctgtgtaaaatacaCACTGTGTACACCGTGCAACACCAACGCCACTAAATTCTCctaactattttttatattacataaaaatacataaaaatacacatacataaaagaaaacacacacatacacacataaacacacagatttagttcgtgttttcacattttgttGGAAGATGGAAGAAACGCTCCACTAACCGTCTATTGGttctccataacattataattacagttactactactactaccatcaccaataatactattattacaacaactataatagaaataaaaatcattattatgagtaattatgataatttacacttaatattttacagtacgtctgttctaaaatgtttctatttaccctgtgttgagtacctagaatagtattttattatttatttattattctgaataataattactgattatttatctttttttttgcattagtagTGTAATATTTTTACCACCGCTGCAATTTACAGCTCCCTCTTctttactgtcatgtttttgttGTTACTCTACTACTCATAGCGACTATATTACTCTTACTAACTCAATGCTTTATAGAACCCCATAAACATACAccactataaacattattaatcatgtgTTATAAGACACCATCTGCCAATCTTTAATCTGCTGTACTTATGTAACCTTGCTTATAATTGTTGTAAGAACATGTAAAGtacatctctacacacacacacacaaaaaaaacccgtttttcctaatatttaaaactgataaatataactaaaaatTTAACTcggaacacgcacacacaatggaataataaattaaaaaagttatGAAAAGTGCTAATTTCAGTGGAAGCATgtaagtggctcttaaaagagcctttgggGATAACTGGATGGAGTGGGTTCGTTTAAGCACGCTCTCCGCGAATACGGCGGGCCAGCTGGATGTCCTTAGGCATGATGGTCACCCTCTTGGCATGGATGGCGCACAGGTTGGTGTCCTCGAACAGGCCGACCAGGTAAGCCTCACTGGCCTCCTGCAGAGCCATGACGGCAGAACTCTGGAAGCGCAGATCGGTCTTAAAGTCCTGAGCGATCTCTCTAACCAGGCGCTGGAAGGGCAGCTTGCGGATGAGCAGCTCAGTGGACTTCTGATAACGGCGGATTTCACGCAGAGCCACGGTACCTGGCCTGTAACGGTGAGGTTTCTTCACACCGCCAGTAGCCGGGGCGCTCTTGCGGGCAGCCTTAGTGGCGAGCTGCTTCCTCGGCGCTTTACCACCGGTGGATTTACGAGCGGTCTGCTTGGTTCTTGCCATCGCGTCTGGAACTCTGCACTTCACCAACTGTAGAACAGAATATGTTAGCCCGCCCAACACGCTCTTTTTAAGTACCAGAGCCGCTCCGCGCTCATTGTGCGTCTTAATGAAGCACTTTTCTCATTGGACGAACGTGTTTACGTCAAATGTCGCTGACTGGTCGGTGTTCTGCCGCTGCCTcgttttaaaaaacaaagtatttcctctatgctgttggcgggatttataatactttcctttgtctctttgtgcttttaaaacacagcctacaatcggatttaaagtatatacctttttaaaaaatatattattgaatatttcgttcattttccatattattattagcattattattatttttgttccatgtgtattacacaaacacgtttgctgcaccacttttaatcgtctaaattgttggttttgctactgcaagtgatatatacagtgtatcacaaaagtgagtacacccctcacatttctgcagatatttaagtatatcttttcatgggacaacactgacaaaatgacactttgacacaatgaaaagtagtctgtgtgcagcttatataacagtgtaaatttattcttccctcaaaataactcaatatacagccattaatgtctaaaccaccggcaacaaaagtgagtacacccctaagagactacacccctaaatgtccaaattgagcactgcttgtcattttccctccaaaatgtcaagtgactcgctagtgttactaggtctcaggtgtgcatagggagcaggtgtgttcaatttagtagtacagctctcacactctctcatactggtcactgaaagttccaacatggcacctcatggcaaagaactctctgaggatcttaaaagatgaattgttgcgctacatgaagatggccaaggctacaagaagattgccaacaccctgaaactgagctgcagcacagtggccaagatcatccagcgttttaaaagagcagggtccactcagaacagacctcgcgttggtcgtccaaagaagctgagtgcacgtgctcagcgtcacatccaactgctgtctttgaaagataggcgcaggagtgctgtcagcattgctgcagagattgaaaaggtggggggtcagcctgtcagtgctcagaccatacgccacacactacatcaaattggtctgcatggctgtcaccccagaaggaagcctcttctgaagtctctacacaagaaaggccacaaacagtttgctgaagacatgtcaacaaaggacatggattactggaaccatgtcctatggtctgatgagaccaagattaatttgtttggttcagatggtctcaagcatgtgtggcggcaatcaggtgaggagtacaaagataagtgtgtcatgcctacagtcaagcatggtggtgggaatgccatggtcttgggctgcatgagtgcagcaggtgttggggagttacatttcattgagggacacatgaactccaatatgtactgtgaaatactgagcagagcatgatcccctccctccggaaactaggtcgcagggcagtgtttcagcatgataatgaccccaaacacacctctaagacgaccactgctttattgaagaggctgagggtaaaggtgatggactggccaagcatgtccccagacctaaacccaatagaacatctttggggcatcctcaagcggaaggtggaggagcgcaaagtctcgaatatccgccagctccgtgatgtcgtcatggaggagtggaaaagcattccagtggcaacctgtgaagctctggtaaactccatgcccaggagagttaaggcagttctgggaaataatggtggccacacaaaatattgacacttcaggaactttcactaaggggtgtactcacttttgttgccggtggtttcgacattaatggctgtatattgagttattttgagggaagaataaatttacactgttatataagctgcacacagactacttttcattgtgtcaaagtgtcattttgtcagtgttgtcccatgaaaagatatacttaaatatctgcagaaatgtgaggggtgtactcacttttgtgatacactgtatatatataaagataaatagaaagggaaaaaataaatcGTACATATTGACTTGttaattttaccatgtcataAATCATGCGAGTTTTATGCCGTGTGAGCCTATGAAACGATATTACATTTGttatatttacacattatctggggaaattgcactttttctgtggaaatggggggctcttaaaagagccttttggttagaacacgagagcgactttacttggccttggctcctttctcggtcttcttgggcaacagaacagcctggatgttaggcagcacaccgccctgagcgatggttacacctccaagcagtctgtttaactcctcgtcgttacgcacggccaactgcagatgacgagggatgatacgagacttcttgttatctctggcggcgttaccagccaactcgaggatctcagcggtcagatactccagcacggcagccaagtagacaggagcaccagctcccacacggTGGGCGTAATTACCCTTACGTAGCAGTCTGTGAACACGGCCCACAGGGAACTGAAGACCGGCACGAGATGAACGAGTCTTGGCTTTAGCCCGAGTCTTACCACCGGTCTTCCTTTTTTAAATATGATCTTTATTAAGACATGATTTTCAGAACAAAgttattatcattacattacaatCCGAACCAGATAAAGAACACAGCAATAACacatacaaaacataaaatctaTTACATACAAATTTTTACAACTTAAGTATCGACCATGGAAATTTTTTCTTAGCTTTAAGATCTTCAGTTCGCAACCGTCTTAAGTGACAAACAAtctgtttacaaacaatgtCAGCACTTATATTAATTTGGTCTATAATTATTTTGCATCTTGTTTTCCAAATCTTTGTattcaccacacaaataattagCCAGTAAAATTCTTCAATATTTGTATGTACATTATCAAAAATACCATACATTATTGTTCTCATATTTATATCAAAAtccaaatttaatgtttttactttattccaAATGTTGGTGGTTCTTGTACAGTTCAACAAAAGATGTTCAATTGTTTCTTCTTCCAGACAACCATGTATAGGACATTTAGTGGTGGTGACATAACAACTCCATTTCACAATTGTTCTAACAGGTAatctataatttattattagccACATTGTGTCTCTTATATTTTCAGAAATATTTTTAGAGAGtatgttctttattattatcttactttcatttaaatctgtctgtctatactgTAAGGTTTCTCCatgataaaatgtattaattaatttataaatttctTTATTTGATAAGTTAATCCAGTCAATATTTAAGTTTGTATGCTTAAATGTGAAATCACCATAaataagtttataataaaatacatcttttcttttctttcctttttgtttCAACCATTCAGATTCCTTTAGTATCCACTTAGCCTTCCTTTCCATTGCTTGTGCTatgtttttacaaaatgcaatttttaatttaatgcctAAGTCGATTGCTCCTAACCCTCCTTGTAACTTTGGTTTAAACAAAAGGGTTCGTTTTGTTACCTCCCTATTTGTATTCCATATAAATTTAATACACAATTTGTTCAGGCgattaatacatttttcatcTGGTGGAAAAACAGTAGcaagaaataataatttagataaaataaaggttttaataATATGTATGCGAGTTTTATAGTTAGAGCCTTTGAATTTGTCCAGTTCATGTTTCACTGACTCT
The window above is part of the Trichomycterus rosablanca isolate fTriRos1 unplaced genomic scaffold, fTriRos1.hap1 scaffold_129, whole genome shotgun sequence genome. Proteins encoded here:
- the LOC134305217 gene encoding histone H3, whose protein sequence is MARTKQTARKSTGGKAPRKQLATKAARKSAPATGGVKKPHRYRPGTVALREIRRYQKSTELLIRKLPFQRLVREIAQDFKTDLRFQSSAVMALQEASEAYLVGLFEDTNLCAIHAKRVTIMPKDIQLARRIRGERA
- the LOC134305208 gene encoding histone H2A-like, translated to KTGGKTRAKAKTRSSRAGLQFPVGRVHRLLRKGNYAHRVGAGAPVYLAAVLEYLTAEILELAGNAARDNKKSRIIPRHLQLAVRNDEELNRLLGGVTIAQGGVLPNIQAVLLPKKTEK